A window of the Dermatophagoides farinae isolate YC_2012a chromosome 2, ASM2471394v1, whole genome shotgun sequence genome harbors these coding sequences:
- the Spf30 gene encoding survival of motor neuron-related-splicing factor 30 — protein sequence MSDNLANIRNYKIQLRQVEMSLINEPDNEDLKTLQHDLNEVIQLTIQMMTKEELAALESLENDGAPTHEHHFSAGDWVLAPWSEDGQFYEAQVEDITSDGQCTVMFTHAKKRLSEVCLVGLLKPLGKKRGTFNNNHKAHISSLGSTNKTGLGSTTNYLSVDSSTLSSSSSQQQTTNINQYKKQQELREQQRKKQQKRKEKLKQLEEEREKDKMKWQSFAHKVMNKKMKGNQKKSIFASPDSVSGRVGVGTCGVGGRPMTEYQQQKLDNVPRKPSSSLPKLSLSTPY from the exons ATGTCGGACAATTTGGCCAACATACGTAATTACAAGATTCAATTACGACAGGTCGAGATGAGCCTGATAAATGAACCGGATAATGAAGACCTGAAAACGCTCCAACATGATCTAAAT GAGGTAATACAATTGacaatacaaatgatgacTAAAGAAGAATTAGCTGCATTAGAATCATTGGAAAACGATGGTGCCCCCACACATGAGCATCATTTCAGTGCTGGCGATTGGGTGTTGGCCCCTTGGAGCGAAGATGGACA ATTTTACGAGGCACAGGTCGAAGATATAACTTCAGATGGTCAATGTACGGTCATGTTCACCCACGCGAAAAAACGTCTTTCCGAAGTATGTCTGGTCGGATTGTTGAAACCATTGGGCAAAAAACGTGGTAcctttaataataatcataaagcACATATATCTTCTCTAggatcaacaaataaaactGGTTTAGGTTCGACTACCAATTATTTATCGGTCGATAGCTCAACTTTATCGTCGTCAAGCTcccaacaacaaacgacaaaCATCAATCAGTACAAAAAACAGCAAGAACTTAGGGAACAACAGCGGAAAAAACAGCAGAAACGTAAAGAGAAATTAAAGCAATTAGAGGAGGAAAGGGAAAaagacaaaatgaaatggcaATCATTTGCCCATAAG gttatgaataaaaaaatgaaaggtaatcaaaagaaaagtATATTCGCATCCCCAGATTCCGTTTCTGGACGTGTTGGTGTCGGTACTTGTG GTGTTGGCGGTCGACCAATGACCGAATAtcagcaacaaaaattggATAATGTTCCCCGCAAACCTTCCTCCAGTCTGCCCAAACTTTCTTTATCAACACCATATTGA
- the Tbca gene encoding tubulin binding cofactor A has translation MSDPKINQIRIRTGVLKRCVKERQAYEQELTRETERLNTMREQQRDVYEINKQQEIINETAMLLPDCQKRITAAYHDLQQLVEGVGDYAENEIYSAAKALLQETNIP, from the exons ATGAGTGATCCTAAAATCAACCAGATTAGAATCCGAACGGGCGTGTTAAAAAG atGTGTCAAAGAGAGACAAGCCTATGAGCAAGAATTGACACGAGAGACTGAACGTTTGAATACAATGCGTGAACAGCAAAGGGATGTATATGAAATCAATAAACAG CAAGAgattatcaatgaaacaGCCATGCTATTGCCAGATTGTCAGAAACGAATAACGGCCGCTTATCACGATCTACAACAATTAGTTGAG GGAGTGGGAGATTAtgctgaaaatgaaatctatTCTGCTGCTAAAGCATTACTGCAAGAGACTAACATTCCATGA
- the nop5 gene encoding nop5 ribonucleoprotein produces MLVLLESASGFYIFKVNDESKLNQPANLYKEFENAKKATKLLSFEVNQKFKDATDALTSTTALIEGKLSKRLKKFLSKKVLSVYSDETLAVADAKLAGAIKEKLDVPCVTSNAIQELMSCIRIHLPELVPDWNEDEEAAMQLGLSHGLGRYKLKFSPDKVDTMIIQAISLLDDLDKELNNYIMRAKEWYGWHFPELSKIIADNIAYIRTVMTIGMRTNAVTTDLSEIIPEEVETQVKELAEVSMGTEIAGEDLINIHALCRNCLDLHEYRAQLLEYLKNRMMAVAPNLTILVGELVGARLISHAGSLLNLAKHPASTVQILGAEKALFRALKTKHDTPKYGLIYHAQLITQANSKLKGKMSRMLAAKAALAIRVDALGEESSNELGVQNRAKLETQLKFFEEGNIRRISATGRQQRSQHPQKFENKSKVMIYKDGADSTFVPKNKRKSFDQDDVDDEAKPSPAKETNEQEEEVGEKTMDDDQDHQQVTSAKKKKKNKKIKKESDE; encoded by the exons ATGTTGGTTCTTCTTGAGTCGGCCTCGggattttatattttcaag GTCAATGATGAATCTAAGCTAAATCAACCTGCCAATTTGTACAAAGAATTTGAGAATGCAAAAAAGGCAACcaaattattgtcatttgaagttaatcaaaaattcaaagatgCTACTGATGCTTTGACATCGACCACTGCCTTGATTGAAGGAAAATTGAGCAAAAGGCTGAAGaaatttctttcaaaaaaGGTGTTGTCAGTCTATTCTGATGAGACATTAGCCGTTGCCGATGCCAAATTAGCAGGAGCTATCAAAGAGAAGCTTGATGTTCCATGTGTTACTAGTAATGCCATACAGGAACTAATGTCATGCATTCGAATTCATTTACCTGAATTAGTACCCGATTGGAATGAAGACGAAGAGGCAGCCATGCAACTTGGCTTGAGTCATGG GCTTGGTCGATATAAGCTAAAGTTTAGCCCGGATAAGGTGGATACAATGATCATACAGGCCATTT CTTTGCTTGATGATCTCGATAAAGAATTGAACAATTACATCATGCGAGCCAAGGAATGGTATGGTTGGCATTTCCCTGAATTATCTAAGATTATCGCAGACAACATTGCCTATATCAGAACTGTCATGACCATCGGTATGCGCACAAATGCTGTGACTACCGATCTTTCGGAAATCATTCCTGAAGAAGTTGAGACTCAGGTCAAAGAATTAGCTGAAGTGTCCATGGGTACAGAAATTGCTGGAGAAGATTTAATTAATATTCATGCATTGTGTCGAAATTGTCTAGATTTACATGAATATCGTGCACAATTGTTGGAATATCTCAAGAATCGTATGATGGCTGTAGCTCCGAATCTAACCATTTTGGTTGGAGAATTGGTAGGAGCCCGACTAATATCGCATGCAGGTTCATTGTTAAATCTAGCAAAACATCCAGCATCCACTGTCCAAATATTAGGCGCAGAAAAGGCTTTGTTTCGAGCATTGAAAACAAAGCATGACACACCTAAGTATGGTCTTATTTATCATGCTCAACTGATCACCCAGGCTAATAGCAAGTTGAAAGGCAAAATGTCTCGAATGTTGGCAGCTAAGGCAGCCTTAGCAATTCGTGTCGATGCATTAGGAGAAGAATCGAGCAATGAATTAGGAGTACAAAATCGAGCCAAATTGGAAACACAACTcaaattttttgaagaaGGTAATATTCGTAGGATCAGTGCAACGGGCAGACAGCAGCGATCACAGCATCCTCAAAAgtttgaaaacaaatctaAAGTTATGATCTACAAGGATGGTGCGGATTCCACATTCGTGCCAAAGAATAAACGAAAATCTTTCGACcaagatgatgttgatgatgaggcGAAACCGTCACCAGCAAAAGAGACAAACGAACAAGAGGAGGAGGTAGGcgaaaaaacaatggatgATGACCAGGATCATCAACAAGTGACATCggcgaaaaagaaaaagaaaaataagaaaatcaaaaaagaatccGATGAGTAA